A single genomic interval of Sinorhizobium meliloti harbors:
- a CDS encoding alpha/beta hydrolase — MTAQDLYRIRDFVPDFDTIAAEFAERSRALSARADVRADIPYGAGAREVVDVILPERLQAGAPLHVFVHGGYWRSGEKINYRFVAAPVLAAGGIAALVEYDLMPRSRLDVLVDQVRRSVLWLQAHASDFGADPARLTVSGHSAGAHLASFLAATGPEEAYPPSLPTLQGLLLLSGIYDLSGIPDSFLRHEAEMTPMEAAAWSPLTSSQLPCPTRVIAYGADETTPFHSQAAGLCELLRARDESAELLPVPDLNHMSVVLDLADTDGILGRQLHDLVARPIR, encoded by the coding sequence ATGACAGCACAGGACCTTTACCGCATTCGCGACTTCGTGCCCGATTTCGACACCATCGCCGCAGAGTTCGCCGAACGCAGCCGGGCCCTATCGGCGCGCGCCGATGTGCGGGCAGACATACCGTACGGCGCCGGCGCCCGCGAGGTCGTCGATGTGATCTTGCCGGAGCGCCTCCAGGCCGGCGCGCCCCTGCATGTGTTCGTTCACGGCGGATATTGGCGCTCCGGCGAAAAGATCAACTATCGTTTCGTCGCTGCACCGGTTCTTGCGGCGGGGGGCATTGCGGCCCTGGTCGAATACGACCTGATGCCTCGCAGCCGCTTGGACGTGCTGGTGGATCAGGTTCGACGATCGGTGCTCTGGCTTCAGGCCCACGCAAGCGATTTCGGCGCGGATCCTGCGCGACTGACCGTCAGCGGTCATTCGGCAGGCGCGCATCTTGCTTCCTTCCTCGCAGCAACCGGGCCCGAGGAAGCCTATCCGCCCTCCCTGCCGACGCTTCAAGGCTTGCTGCTTCTAAGCGGAATCTACGACCTGTCGGGCATACCGGACAGCTTCCTTCGACACGAAGCGGAAATGACGCCGATGGAAGCTGCCGCATGGTCCCCTCTCACCAGCTCGCAGCTCCCCTGCCCGACGCGCGTCATCGCCTATGGCGCGGACGAGACGACGCCATTCCACAGTCAGGCGGCCGGGCTATGTGAGCTGCTGCGTGCCCGGGACGAAAGTGCCGAACTGCTCCCGGTTCCTGATCTCAACCACATGAGCGTCGTGCTCGATCTTGCCGATACCGACGGCATACTCGGCCGGCAGCTTCACGATTTGGTGGCCCGACCAATCCGGTGA
- a CDS encoding TRAP transporter substrate-binding protein, producing MRKLLLATTAIAFGLSAAAPAFAEFNDRNIRVSNGINEDHPVGNGIKAMQACLDQKSGGKLKLTAFWGGALGGDLQATQALRSGVQEAVVTSSSPLVGIIPALGVFDLPFLFGNAQEAYTVLDGDFGDMMNEKLEAAGLVNLAYWENGFRNLSNSVRPVTKWEDFEGMKVRVMQNNIFLDTFQNLGANATPMAFGEVFSALETKAIDAQENPYVTIDTSKFFEVQKYVTETNHAYTPFLFLFSKPIFDSYTPEEQAALRECAVVGRDEERKVIQELNKKSLEKIKEAGLEVNTLSAEEQARIREKSMVVYEKHKAEIGADVVDAILAKLEEIRK from the coding sequence GTGAGAAAACTGCTTCTTGCCACGACTGCCATCGCTTTCGGTCTTTCGGCCGCGGCGCCGGCTTTCGCCGAGTTCAATGACCGCAACATCCGGGTGTCGAACGGCATCAACGAAGACCATCCGGTCGGTAACGGCATCAAGGCGATGCAGGCCTGTCTCGATCAGAAATCCGGTGGCAAGCTGAAGCTCACCGCTTTCTGGGGCGGCGCGCTCGGCGGCGACCTTCAGGCGACGCAGGCCCTGCGCTCCGGCGTGCAGGAGGCCGTCGTCACCTCGTCCTCGCCGCTCGTCGGCATCATACCGGCACTCGGCGTATTCGATCTGCCGTTCCTCTTCGGCAACGCTCAGGAAGCCTACACGGTGCTCGATGGCGATTTCGGCGACATGATGAACGAGAAGCTGGAAGCGGCCGGCCTGGTCAATCTCGCCTACTGGGAAAACGGCTTCCGTAACCTGTCGAACTCGGTTCGTCCGGTCACCAAGTGGGAAGACTTCGAAGGGATGAAGGTTCGCGTGATGCAGAACAACATCTTCCTCGACACCTTCCAGAACCTCGGTGCCAACGCCACTCCGATGGCTTTCGGCGAAGTCTTCTCGGCGCTCGAAACCAAGGCGATCGATGCGCAGGAAAACCCCTATGTGACGATCGATACGTCGAAGTTCTTCGAAGTGCAGAAGTACGTGACCGAGACGAACCACGCTTACACGCCCTTCCTCTTCCTGTTCTCGAAGCCGATCTTCGACAGCTATACGCCGGAAGAGCAGGCAGCACTGCGTGAATGCGCAGTGGTCGGTCGCGATGAGGAGCGCAAGGTCATCCAGGAGCTCAACAAGAAGTCGCTGGAGAAGATCAAGGAAGCTGGTCTCGAAGTGAACACCCTGTCTGCTGAAGAACAGGCTCGCATCCGCGAGAAGTCCATGGTCGTCTATGAAAAGCACAAGGCTGAGATCGGTGCCGACGTGGTGGACGCCATTCTCGCCAAGCTGGAAGAGATCCGCAAGTAA
- a CDS encoding Ldh family oxidoreductase, protein MRLPPSRLRNLSVALLEKRGVPADSARLQADLLLEAELRGLPSHGLQRLPLLLTRLDKGLANPTTRGKGVWRRDSFLSVDGERGLGPVVMMNALRVMQRTLKETGLAIAAIRNANHLGMLAYYAEAAARDGLIGIVMSTSEALVHPFGGTQAMVGTNPVAIGIPAGDRPFVLDLATSIVSMGKINNHAIRGLAIPAGWAVDRDGRATTDPHAAQAGAIAPFGDAKGYGLGLAIELLVAALAGSNLAPDVHGTLDDIHPANKGDLLILIDPSEGAGNTPELAAYLDRLRLSRPLDPAQPVAIPGDGARVRRAAAAKTGIELPRTLFDQLTALEVAEFIGGHTQ, encoded by the coding sequence ATGAGGCTGCCGCCCTCCCGCCTGAGGAATCTGAGCGTCGCTCTGCTGGAAAAGCGGGGTGTTCCCGCCGACTCCGCTCGTCTTCAGGCAGATCTCCTCCTGGAGGCCGAGCTGCGCGGATTGCCCTCCCACGGCCTGCAACGCCTGCCATTGCTTCTGACCCGGCTCGATAAAGGGCTCGCGAACCCCACGACGCGTGGAAAGGGAGTCTGGCGAAGAGACTCATTTCTGAGCGTCGACGGCGAACGCGGCCTGGGCCCGGTCGTGATGATGAACGCCCTGCGCGTCATGCAACGCACCCTTAAGGAGACAGGACTCGCCATTGCCGCGATCCGCAACGCCAATCACCTGGGAATGCTTGCCTATTATGCGGAGGCCGCCGCAAGAGACGGCCTGATCGGCATTGTCATGTCGACCAGCGAAGCGCTCGTGCACCCATTCGGCGGAACGCAAGCCATGGTCGGCACCAATCCGGTCGCGATCGGCATTCCTGCGGGTGACCGCCCTTTCGTGCTGGATCTCGCAACCAGCATCGTTTCCATGGGCAAAATCAACAACCATGCGATTCGCGGTCTCGCGATCCCGGCCGGCTGGGCAGTGGACCGAGACGGTCGCGCCACAACCGATCCGCACGCGGCACAGGCAGGGGCGATCGCGCCGTTCGGCGACGCGAAGGGATATGGTCTGGGCCTTGCGATCGAGCTTCTTGTCGCGGCGCTTGCCGGATCCAATCTGGCGCCTGATGTGCATGGAACGCTCGACGACATTCATCCCGCCAATAAAGGCGACCTTCTCATTCTGATCGATCCCTCGGAAGGCGCGGGTAACACACCGGAACTTGCCGCCTATCTCGACCGCCTGCGCCTATCCCGCCCGCTCGACCCTGCGCAACCAGTCGCCATTCCGGGAGACGGGGCACGAGTACGCCGCGCTGCAGCAGCGAAGACTGGCATCGAACTGCCGCGGACGCTTTTCGACCAACTTACGGCCCTCGAGGTCGCTGAATTCATCGGAGGACATACGCAATGA
- a CDS encoding TRAP transporter large permease subunit — MTLVVFIVSLLGAMAIGVPVAFSLMFCGVVLMWYMGMFNTQIIAQNMIAGADTFTLLAIPFFILAGELMNAGGLSRRIIDFAIACVGHIRGGLGIVAIMAAVIMASISGSAAADTAALAAILIPMMAKAGYNVPRSAGLIAAGGVIAPVIPPSMAFIVFGVAANVSITQLFMAGIVPGLIMGIALVGTWLLVVRKDDIQPLPRKPASERLRATGRALWALGMPVIILGGIKAGVVTPTEAAVVAAVYALFVGMFIYRELKPRDLPGVILQAAKTTAVIMFLVCAALVSSWLITAANIPAEITGFISPLIDRPTLLMFVIMLVVLVVGTALDLTPTILILTPVLMPIIKQAGIDPVYFGVLFIMNTCIGLLTPPVGVVLNVVSGVGRVPLGKVIVGVTPFLIAQILVLFLLVLFPDIVIVPARWLH; from the coding sequence ATGACCCTTGTCGTCTTCATCGTTTCGTTGCTCGGCGCCATGGCAATCGGCGTGCCGGTTGCCTTCTCGCTGATGTTCTGCGGCGTCGTGCTCATGTGGTACATGGGCATGTTCAACACCCAGATCATCGCTCAAAACATGATCGCGGGTGCGGATACCTTCACGCTCCTCGCCATCCCGTTCTTCATTCTCGCCGGTGAATTGATGAACGCCGGGGGATTGTCGCGTCGCATCATCGATTTCGCAATCGCCTGTGTCGGTCATATACGCGGCGGTCTCGGCATCGTTGCCATCATGGCGGCCGTGATCATGGCAAGTATCTCGGGTTCGGCGGCAGCCGACACTGCGGCACTTGCGGCAATCCTGATTCCGATGATGGCGAAGGCCGGCTACAACGTTCCCCGGTCCGCGGGCCTGATCGCTGCAGGTGGTGTCATTGCCCCCGTCATCCCCCCATCCATGGCCTTCATCGTGTTCGGAGTGGCGGCGAACGTCTCGATTACGCAGCTCTTCATGGCAGGCATCGTGCCCGGTCTCATCATGGGTATCGCCCTTGTCGGCACGTGGCTGCTGGTTGTGCGGAAGGATGATATCCAGCCGCTTCCACGCAAGCCGGCGAGCGAGCGGCTCCGCGCCACCGGGCGGGCGCTTTGGGCTCTTGGCATGCCGGTCATCATCCTCGGCGGCATCAAGGCCGGCGTCGTGACGCCGACCGAAGCTGCCGTGGTTGCCGCAGTCTACGCCCTCTTCGTCGGCATGTTCATTTATCGGGAACTCAAGCCCCGTGACCTGCCGGGTGTCATACTCCAGGCGGCGAAGACCACCGCTGTGATCATGTTCCTCGTTTGCGCCGCGCTCGTTTCTTCGTGGCTGATCACTGCAGCGAACATACCAGCGGAAATCACCGGCTTCATCTCTCCGCTGATCGACCGCCCGACGCTTCTGATGTTCGTCATCATGCTGGTCGTATTGGTGGTGGGCACCGCACTCGACCTTACGCCCACGATCCTGATCCTGACGCCGGTGCTCATGCCGATCATCAAGCAGGCCGGAATTGATCCTGTCTACTTCGGTGTCCTGTTCATCATGAATACCTGCATAGGGCTGCTGACCCCACCTGTCGGCGTCGTATTGAACGTCGTCAGCGGCGTCGGCCGGGTTCCGCTCGGCAAGGTAATTGTCGGCGTGACGCCATTTCTGATCGCTCAGATACTCGTGCTTTTCCTTCTGGTCCTGTTCCCGGACATCGTCATCGTGCCCGCACGCTGGCTCCATTAG
- a CDS encoding NAD(P)-binding protein, with protein MSRDTRFDILFEPVKIGPVTARNRFYQVPHCSGMGYRYPNAEAQLRGTKAEGGWAVVSTQEAEIHPTSDLTPANEARLWDDGDLPALSAVTERIHAHGSLAAIQLVHNGLHVANRFSRMIPLAPSHAVSDSLDPVQARAMDKADIIDMRRWYRNAALRAKKAGFDIVYLYAGHDMSVLQHFLSRRHNDRSDEYGGSFDNRLRLFREILDDVREAIGDTCALAVRLAVDELMGPSGITCEGEGKDIISALGELPDLWDVNLSDWSNDSQTARFSEEGYQEPYIRFVKSVTTKPVVGVGRYTSPDSMVRVIRQGILDFIGAARPSIADPFLPKKIEEGRIDDIRECIGCNICTSGDNTNVPMRCTQNPTVGEEWRKGWHPETIALSETPEPALIIGGGPAGLEAARALAQRGVDVVLAEGGGEWGGRVARECRLPGLATWGRVRDWRVGQLSTRVNAELYLHSRLSAADILQYGIPHVAIATGASWRTDGVGRTHRVPLDFLSEGILVSPDAILSGGAEAVPADGPVIVFDDDCFYMGSVLAELLARRGRTVTFISPESQVSPWSRNTLEQARIQKRLIDLGVEIVTAMALAGRTKDQLELSCVYSGRTRPVDCATVVPVTARLPDETLWLELKAREEEWADAGIKTVTRLGDCLAPGLIAAAVYSGHQYARTYQEQVDKDRVPFMREDIARLYGLRSA; from the coding sequence ATGTCCCGAGACACCCGCTTCGATATTCTCTTCGAACCCGTAAAGATCGGCCCGGTCACGGCGCGCAACCGCTTCTATCAGGTGCCCCACTGTTCCGGCATGGGCTACCGCTACCCCAATGCGGAAGCCCAGCTGCGCGGCACGAAGGCGGAAGGCGGTTGGGCGGTCGTCTCCACCCAGGAGGCGGAAATCCACCCGACATCGGACCTGACGCCAGCCAACGAAGCTCGTCTTTGGGACGACGGCGATCTGCCGGCCCTTTCCGCCGTCACGGAACGTATCCACGCCCATGGCAGCCTCGCGGCCATCCAGCTCGTGCACAACGGCCTTCACGTCGCCAACCGTTTCAGCCGGATGATCCCGCTCGCTCCCTCGCACGCCGTCAGCGACAGCCTCGATCCCGTCCAGGCGCGCGCAATGGACAAGGCCGACATCATCGACATGCGCCGCTGGTATCGCAATGCCGCGCTTCGCGCCAAAAAGGCCGGCTTCGACATCGTCTATCTCTATGCCGGCCACGACATGAGCGTGTTGCAGCACTTCCTGTCACGCCGCCATAACGATCGCAGCGACGAATATGGCGGCTCCTTCGACAACCGGCTCCGCCTGTTCCGAGAGATTCTCGATGATGTGCGCGAGGCGATCGGTGACACCTGTGCGCTCGCGGTGCGCCTTGCCGTCGACGAACTGATGGGCCCCTCCGGGATCACCTGCGAGGGAGAGGGGAAAGACATCATTTCGGCGCTCGGCGAACTTCCGGACCTTTGGGACGTCAATCTCTCCGACTGGTCGAACGATAGCCAGACGGCTCGTTTCTCCGAGGAAGGCTACCAGGAGCCCTATATCCGCTTCGTCAAATCCGTCACCACCAAACCGGTGGTCGGCGTCGGCCGTTATACGTCGCCGGACAGCATGGTGCGGGTTATCAGGCAGGGCATTTTGGACTTCATCGGGGCCGCGCGCCCGTCGATCGCCGATCCCTTCCTCCCGAAGAAGATCGAGGAAGGGCGCATCGATGACATCCGCGAATGCATCGGCTGCAACATCTGCACCTCCGGCGACAATACCAACGTGCCGATGCGCTGCACGCAGAACCCGACGGTCGGCGAGGAATGGCGCAAGGGCTGGCATCCGGAGACCATCGCGTTGTCCGAAACTCCCGAACCCGCCCTCATCATCGGCGGCGGACCTGCGGGCCTGGAAGCGGCACGGGCGCTTGCCCAGCGCGGCGTCGATGTCGTGCTGGCGGAGGGCGGCGGCGAATGGGGCGGCCGCGTTGCGCGCGAGTGTCGCTTACCCGGTCTTGCGACCTGGGGCCGCGTGCGCGACTGGCGCGTCGGCCAACTCAGCACCCGCGTCAATGCCGAGCTTTACCTGCACAGTCGGCTTTCGGCCGCCGACATATTGCAATACGGCATCCCCCATGTGGCGATCGCGACCGGAGCGAGCTGGCGCACCGACGGCGTTGGCCGCACCCACCGGGTGCCGCTCGATTTTCTGTCGGAAGGCATCCTCGTCTCTCCCGACGCAATTCTCTCCGGGGGCGCCGAGGCGGTGCCCGCCGACGGTCCCGTCATCGTGTTCGACGACGATTGCTTCTACATGGGCAGCGTGCTCGCCGAACTGCTCGCCAGGAGGGGACGCACGGTCACCTTCATAAGCCCCGAATCCCAGGTTTCGCCCTGGAGCAGGAACACGCTGGAGCAGGCACGTATCCAGAAGCGCCTCATCGATCTCGGCGTCGAGATCGTCACGGCCATGGCCCTCGCCGGTCGGACGAAAGACCAGCTGGAACTATCCTGCGTCTACAGCGGCAGGACCCGTCCGGTCGATTGCGCCACTGTCGTCCCGGTCACCGCCCGCCTGCCGGACGAAACGCTGTGGCTGGAACTCAAAGCACGCGAAGAAGAGTGGGCCGATGCCGGCATCAAGACCGTCACCCGCCTCGGCGACTGCCTCGCGCCAGGCCTGATCGCGGCTGCCGTCTATTCCGGCCATCAATATGCCCGGACCTATCAGGAACAGGTCGACAAGGATCGGGTGCCATTCATGCGGGAAGATATTGCAAGGCTTTACGGTCTTCGCTCGGCGTAG
- a CDS encoding DUF2161 domain-containing phosphodiesterase — METSLYLPVKGFLEKAGYVVKGEVDGCDLVGLSEDDPRVVVICELKLRFNLELILQAVDRAAVADEVWIAARVSAKGKGREADKRYRDLCRRLGVGMLGISDAGDVSVIVGSVSPMPRTNPKRRSKLMREHQRRRGDPAIGGSTRAPVMTAYRQQALGCALALESGPLRVREIRSGVPDAGKILLSNVYGWFERLDRGVYGLTEAGREALQRWPQQDTQAKTAVPA; from the coding sequence ATGGAAACGTCGCTTTATCTCCCCGTCAAAGGCTTTCTCGAAAAGGCAGGTTACGTCGTCAAGGGCGAGGTTGACGGCTGCGATCTCGTCGGCCTGAGCGAGGACGATCCGCGCGTGGTCGTGATCTGCGAACTGAAGCTGCGCTTCAACCTGGAGCTCATACTGCAGGCCGTCGATCGCGCCGCTGTCGCGGACGAGGTCTGGATCGCGGCTCGGGTCTCGGCCAAGGGAAAAGGGCGCGAGGCCGACAAACGCTACCGTGATCTCTGTCGCAGGCTCGGGGTCGGCATGCTCGGCATTTCCGATGCCGGCGACGTCAGCGTGATCGTCGGCTCCGTATCGCCGATGCCGCGAACCAATCCGAAACGGCGTTCGAAGCTCATGCGCGAACACCAGAGGCGGCGCGGCGATCCCGCAATAGGCGGGAGCACACGCGCGCCTGTCATGACCGCGTACCGCCAGCAGGCCCTCGGCTGTGCGCTGGCGCTGGAATCAGGCCCGCTGCGCGTGCGTGAAATCAGATCCGGCGTGCCGGATGCCGGGAAGATATTGCTTTCGAATGTCTATGGCTGGTTTGAACGGCTCGACAGAGGCGTCTATGGCCTGACGGAGGCCGGACGGGAAGCACTGCAGCGGTGGCCGCAGCAGGACACGCAGGCAAAAACGGCCGTCCCGGCATGA
- a CDS encoding 3'-5' exonuclease: MTSQLDMFARDVRPAAARTERSRARRQASTSLSETEMLAALKATGRYRILRKLEARTVVSDVRPGFPLRGVILDTETTGLDARRCEVIEIGLVAFTYNAEGEIGDVVAVYGGLQQPTIAIPPDITRLTGITDAMVAGQSIDIAAVQAIVGPADLIIAHNAGFDRPFCEALSDVFVRKAWACSVSEIDWSGRGFEGTKLGYLIGQSGHFHDGHRAVDDCFALLEVLEQSADGAKLPPFAELYKASQRSRVRIFAENAPFDLKDVLKARGYRWSDGSDGRPKSWWTEVAEEELEAELGFLRKEIYRWDEADPPTQRLTAFDRYRARR, encoded by the coding sequence ATGACCTCTCAGCTCGACATGTTTGCCCGAGATGTGCGACCAGCAGCCGCGAGAACCGAGCGAAGCCGGGCCCGCCGGCAGGCATCGACCTCCCTTTCCGAAACCGAGATGCTTGCCGCGTTGAAGGCGACGGGTCGCTACAGGATATTGCGAAAGCTTGAAGCCCGCACGGTCGTGTCCGACGTGAGACCCGGCTTTCCCCTGAGGGGCGTCATCCTCGACACCGAGACAACCGGCCTCGATGCCCGTAGATGCGAGGTCATCGAGATCGGGCTGGTCGCATTCACCTACAACGCAGAGGGTGAGATCGGCGATGTGGTCGCTGTTTATGGCGGTTTGCAGCAGCCGACCATCGCCATTCCGCCCGACATCACCCGGCTGACGGGTATTACCGATGCCATGGTCGCCGGCCAGTCGATCGATATTGCTGCAGTCCAAGCGATCGTTGGGCCTGCGGATCTCATCATCGCCCACAATGCCGGCTTCGATCGGCCGTTTTGCGAGGCGCTTTCGGATGTGTTTGTCCGCAAGGCCTGGGCATGCTCGGTCTCCGAAATCGATTGGAGCGGCCGAGGTTTCGAAGGCACGAAGCTCGGCTATCTGATCGGTCAGAGCGGACATTTCCATGACGGGCATCGGGCTGTGGATGACTGCTTCGCTCTCCTCGAGGTACTTGAGCAGTCTGCGGACGGCGCCAAGCTGCCGCCCTTTGCCGAACTTTACAAAGCGAGCCAGCGTTCACGGGTCAGGATTTTCGCGGAGAATGCGCCGTTCGACCTGAAGGACGTCCTGAAGGCTCGCGGATACCGCTGGTCTGACGGCAGCGACGGCCGCCCAAAATCATGGTGGACAGAGGTCGCCGAGGAGGAACTCGAGGCTGAACTCGGCTTCCTTCGGAAGGAAATCTATCGCTGGGACGAGGCAGATCCTCCGACGCAGCGGCTGACGGCGTTCGACAGATACCGAGCGCGAAGATAA
- a CDS encoding NAD-dependent succinate-semialdehyde dehydrogenase: MTFHAKFSGYADPALHAAGLYIGGKWQSGRGITVLDPSTGNLLAEVADASIEDAQRAVDAAHAAAAGWRATPARQRSEILRRWYQLMTQHAEELATLIALENGKALVDARGEVAYAAEFFRWYAEEATRIPGEFRRTPSGSHNILVDHEPIGIAVLITPWNFPAAMATRKIGPALAAGCTVILKPASETPLTTYAMARLGEEAGVPPGVVNVLTTSNPGGITNAMLADSRVRKLSFTGSTGVGRVLLAEAAKSVVSCSMELGGNAPFIVFDDADLEAALDGAMIAKMRNAGEACTAANRFYVQAGIHDAFVAGLTARMMSLKIGPGYDPETQCGPMITQNAVRKIDRLVSEALAAGARATTGGKPLTENGYFYPPTVLENVPVNASIAREEIFGPVAPVYKFESDDEAIRLANNTEYGLAAYIYSRDLKRAMTVGKHIETGMLGINRGLMSDPAAPFGGVKQSGLGREGGVTGILEFMEPKYYAVDY; encoded by the coding sequence ATGACCTTCCATGCCAAGTTTTCCGGCTACGCCGATCCCGCCCTGCATGCCGCGGGCCTCTACATCGGCGGCAAATGGCAAAGCGGTAGGGGAATAACCGTTCTCGACCCTTCGACCGGCAATCTGCTGGCCGAGGTCGCCGACGCCTCCATCGAGGACGCACAGCGCGCAGTCGATGCCGCGCATGCCGCTGCCGCAGGGTGGCGCGCCACTCCGGCTCGCCAGCGCTCGGAAATCCTGAGACGCTGGTATCAGCTGATGACACAGCACGCCGAGGAGCTTGCAACTCTCATCGCACTGGAAAACGGCAAGGCCCTGGTCGACGCACGCGGCGAAGTCGCTTATGCCGCCGAATTCTTCCGCTGGTACGCTGAAGAGGCGACCCGCATTCCGGGCGAATTCCGGCGCACTCCCTCCGGGTCGCACAATATCCTCGTTGACCATGAGCCGATCGGCATTGCCGTCCTGATCACGCCCTGGAATTTCCCCGCCGCTATGGCGACGCGCAAGATCGGGCCCGCCCTTGCCGCCGGCTGCACGGTGATCCTGAAACCTGCCTCGGAGACGCCGTTGACGACCTACGCCATGGCCAGACTCGGCGAAGAGGCGGGCGTTCCGCCTGGCGTCGTCAACGTGCTGACCACAAGCAATCCAGGCGGAATAACGAATGCGATGCTCGCCGATTCGCGGGTTCGTAAGCTTTCATTCACCGGCTCGACCGGCGTTGGCCGCGTTCTGCTTGCCGAAGCCGCCAAGTCGGTCGTCAGCTGCTCGATGGAGCTCGGCGGCAACGCGCCCTTCATCGTGTTCGACGACGCGGACCTCGAAGCGGCACTCGACGGTGCGATGATCGCCAAGATGCGAAACGCTGGAGAAGCCTGCACTGCCGCCAATCGTTTCTATGTCCAGGCGGGCATCCATGATGCGTTTGTCGCCGGCCTCACGGCGCGGATGATGTCACTGAAGATCGGTCCCGGATACGATCCCGAGACGCAATGTGGACCGATGATCACGCAAAACGCCGTCCGCAAGATCGACCGGCTCGTCTCAGAGGCACTCGCCGCGGGTGCGCGGGCAACGACCGGCGGCAAACCGCTTACGGAAAACGGGTACTTCTATCCGCCGACGGTACTCGAAAACGTCCCCGTAAACGCGTCGATCGCACGTGAGGAAATCTTCGGACCGGTCGCGCCTGTCTACAAGTTCGAAAGCGACGACGAGGCGATCCGCCTCGCAAACAATACCGAGTATGGCCTCGCCGCGTACATCTACAGCCGCGATCTCAAACGTGCGATGACGGTCGGAAAGCACATCGAAACCGGCATGCTCGGCATCAACAGGGGCCTGATGTCAGACCCCGCCGCTCCCTTCGGCGGCGTTAAACAGAGCGGCCTTGGCCGCGAAGGCGGCGTGACCGGCATTCTGGAATTCATGGAGCCGAAATATTATGCAGTTGATTATTGA
- a CDS encoding iron-containing alcohol dehydrogenase, whose amino-acid sequence MNLFGTLRAPGELLFGAGQRHALGGIAAKLGRRALIVTDTRLAVDADLLTLVRRLEEAGLEAMVDSSTLPDVPVESAIASAAAARGFAPDLVIGIGGGSCLDMAKCVALLLTHGGRPQDYYGEHAVPGPVMSLIAIPTTAGTGSEVTPVAVLSDAERSLKVGISSPHLIPAVSICDPELTLSCPSGLTAIAGADALTHAIEAFTAIRREPVPGIAQQRVFVGKNALSDHFALGAITLLWQGLERACKDGADAGAREKVMLGATLAGLAFGVAGTAAAHAIQYPVGALTHTAHGLGVACLMPYVMTWNAPLIRDELAQIAHAAGLGGPDEVIPALVSLFERIGIPATLRDLGLEEDRIDWVAEQSSGIARLIQNNPRPLNPHEMRNLVAAAHCGDRSRLN is encoded by the coding sequence ATGAACCTATTCGGCACACTAAGGGCGCCTGGCGAATTGCTTTTCGGCGCCGGGCAGCGCCATGCCCTTGGCGGCATCGCCGCCAAGCTCGGCCGGCGCGCGCTGATCGTCACCGACACGCGCCTTGCAGTGGATGCCGACCTGCTTACGCTGGTGCGGCGACTGGAGGAGGCAGGGCTTGAGGCGATGGTGGACAGTTCCACCCTGCCGGACGTTCCCGTGGAATCGGCCATCGCGAGCGCTGCCGCGGCCAGGGGCTTTGCGCCGGACCTCGTCATCGGCATCGGTGGCGGGTCCTGTCTCGACATGGCGAAATGCGTCGCCCTCCTCCTTACCCACGGCGGGCGGCCACAGGACTATTATGGCGAACATGCCGTCCCGGGCCCGGTGATGTCATTGATCGCCATTCCCACCACCGCCGGCACCGGCTCGGAGGTGACGCCCGTCGCCGTGCTTTCGGATGCCGAACGTAGCCTGAAAGTTGGCATTTCAAGCCCGCACCTGATCCCGGCGGTATCGATCTGCGACCCCGAACTCACACTCTCCTGCCCATCCGGCCTGACTGCAATCGCCGGCGCGGACGCCCTGACGCATGCGATCGAAGCCTTTACGGCCATCCGGCGCGAGCCCGTCCCCGGTATCGCGCAGCAGCGCGTCTTCGTCGGTAAGAACGCGCTTTCCGATCACTTTGCCCTTGGCGCCATTACCCTCCTGTGGCAGGGGCTGGAGAGGGCCTGCAAGGACGGCGCCGACGCCGGCGCGCGCGAAAAGGTGATGCTCGGCGCAACGCTCGCCGGTCTTGCTTTCGGGGTGGCGGGCACTGCCGCGGCCCACGCCATCCAGTACCCCGTCGGCGCGCTCACCCATACGGCCCATGGCCTCGGGGTCGCCTGTCTCATGCCCTATGTCATGACCTGGAATGCGCCGCTCATCCGCGACGAACTCGCGCAGATCGCGCATGCGGCCGGGCTCGGCGGACCGGATGAAGTGATCCCTGCCCTCGTTTCGCTCTTCGAACGCATCGGCATTCCCGCCACGCTGCGGGATCTCGGCCTCGAGGAAGACCGGATCGACTGGGTGGCGGAACAAAGCTCGGGTATCGCACGCCTCATCCAGAACAATCCCCGCCCCCTGAACCCGCACGAGATGCGCAACCTCGTCGCCGCCGCCCATTGCGGCGACCGCTCGCGCCTGAACTGA